A stretch of DNA from Rothia mucilaginosa:
CTAGAACCCAAGTAGCCGCGACATAGAGCATTAAAAAGCGGGCGGTGCTGCGCGAAACAGAATGTTTCGTACAGCACCGCCCGCTACGTTTTTCAAGAGCTAGTACTAGTCTACTACGGCGTGGGTCGGATCGAGCACGCGCGCCAAGAAAGCCTGAGTACGTTCGTGCTGGGGGTTGCCAATCACCTGATCGGCGGGGCCCTCCTCCACGACCACACCATCGGCCATGAAGACGACCTTATCGGCGACCTCGCGGGCGAACGCCATCTCGTGAGTCACCACGATCATGGTCATGCCCTCGTCAGCAAGGTTGCGCATAATGCTCAGAACCTCGCCGACCATCTCCGGGTCGAGCGCACTGGTCGGCTCGTCGAAAAGCATCAGATCCGGGTGCATGGACAGTGCACGCGCAATAGCCACACGCTGCTGCTGACCACCGGACAGCTGAGCCGGGAAGCGGTCTTCCTTACCTTCCAGGCCAACCTTGGCGAGCTGCTCGCGGGCAACCGCCTCCGCCTCCGCCTTGGAACGGCCCAGAACCTTAATCTGAGCAATCGTGCAGTTATCCAGAATGTTCAGGTGACCGAACAGGTTGAACTGCTGGAACACCATACCCATGTGGGTACGCACGCGGTTAATGTCTACGTCCGGGTCGGTGACCTCGGTATCGCCCACCATGATGGTGCCGTCATTCGGCTCCTCCAGCAGGTTCACGCAACGCAGCAGGGTGGACTTACCGGAACCCGAAGGGCCAATAAGGCACACGACCTCGCCCGGCTCGACCTGCATGTCAATGCCCTTGAGAACCTGAACCTTGCCGTAGGACTTGTGCAGGTTAGAAATGCGCACCGAGGAGGCGGCCATGGATGAAGTTGAAGCAGTCATAGTATCTTCCGTAATCCGTATCTGTCGTTGCGCTTACTTGCGGCCCGCAAGCTGGGTGCGGCGCTCAAAATATGCGGAGAGCTGGCCCAGCGGAACAGTGATAATCAGGTAGCACAGACCCGCAACCACCAGGGGAGTCAGACCCGCGTTAGCGGCGGTCAGACCCTCACGACCGAACTTCGCCAGCTCGTACTGAGAAACCGTCACGCCCAGCAGGTACACGAGGGAGGAGTCCTTGGTCAGCAGGATAACCTCGTTGGTCAGCGGCGGCAGAACCACGCGGAACGCCTGCGGAATAATGATCGAAATCATCGCACGAGTGTGGGACATGCCCAGGGAACGTGCCGCCTCCATCTGGCCCTTCGGGATCGCCTGCAGGCCCGCACGCAGAACCTCACTAATGTAGGCTGCCGAAACCATACCCAGGGACAGGGTCACCGGAATCAGGTTATCCACGAAGCGGATCTTGAACGCCAGGGGAATACCGTAACCGAACGCGAAGAAGACCAGCAGCGCCGGGATGCCGCGGAAAAGCTCCACGTACAGGGTCGCAATCCAACGGTAGGGAGCGATAGAGGAAATACGCATGAGCGCCAGCAGCAGACCGCCGGAGAGGCCCACAATGAAGCCCAAGGTGGTGTACAGCAGGGTGTTCTTTAACGCCACGGTGATGACGTCGGGGAACTGCTGAGCCGCAACGTCCAGGTTGAATACCTGCTGGCTGAGGGTCTTCCAGTCAGCCAAAAGAATGGCTGCCAGAGCGATAACTGCCAGAAGGGCGTACTGTGCGTAGCGGAAGAGCTTCTGCTTCTGACGGGGTGAGAGTTTAGAGGACATGCGCTTTCTTATCCGTGTGCTGTTCGGTCAAGAGCGTTTTATACGCTCACAAGGGTAGAGGCCGGAGAATCCCCCAACCCAAAAGTAATAAGGGTACTCCTGAATTGGGGGAGAGACTAACCGGCTAGATGCTTAGGAAGCGGAGGAAGAGGCGCTCGCGGAGGTGGAGGAAGTGGCACCAACCCACTTGGCCTTCATCTTGTCGAGTTCGCCGTTTTCCTTGAGCTTGGCGATGGTAGCGTTTGCCTTGGTCAGCAGTGCCTTGTTGTTGGAGGAAACTGCTGCGGCAATCTGCTCGGTGTTCTCGGAATCCTGGTAGGCGATCTTGAAGGAGTCCGGGTCGTTGGTCAGTGCCTCGGATACCACGGAGAGGTTCGCTGCGACTGCCTTGACCTGACCGGTCTTCAGGGCGGAGAACATGAGGGAGGTGTCTTCGTACTGGATGACCTCTGCACCGTTTTCCTTGGCGTAGGTTTCACCGCTGGTTGCCTGCTGCGCACCAACGCTGACACCCTTCAGGTCTGCGGCGGAGGTGATGGAGGAACCCTTGGGGACCAGGATTGCCAGGTTGTCGTCGAAGTAGACGGTGGTGAATTCCATCTTGCTCTTACGTTCGTCGGTCACGCCGATACCCGCAAGGGCGATATCGCACTGACCGGTGGCCAGGCCGGTTCCGGAGTCCAGGCCCTCGAAGCTGATGGAGGTCAGCTGAGCCTTCACGCCCAGATCAGAGGCGATAGCGTTGGCGATGTCTGCATCCAGGCCGACGATGGTGCCGTTTTCTTCGTATTCGAAGGGCTTGTAGGGGGTGTTGGTGCAGACGCTGAGGGTGCCGGACTTGACGAGGCTGACCTCGCCGTTGGCGTCGGAGTTCTCGTTGGCGGTGGAGACGCAGCCGGTCAGCGCTAGGGGCAGTACTGCCAGTAGTGCGAGGGGCTTAAGGGATGCCTTCTTGAGGATTGCGGTGTTCATTGGGATGCTCCTGTGTGGGGTGTGCTCTATGAAATCTATGGTCTATTGTGCGCGCCTATGTTAAAAAATGCAAGTATATACATAAATATTCATAAATTTTTGCTGAATATGAATAATTTACACCCCCAAAAACTGAATAAAACCCCGAATTAGCGACTCAAAAACCATTCCGGCACATCCCTTAGCGCGCCACATGACGCAACTACGGTTCACCCAACTATCGAATCCCCTAACCTCCATGCCACAATTGAGAGCGTGAACGCAGAGAAGAACACCCGCGCCAACCGCGCAACCCTAGACAAGAAAACCAGCGATATCGCCGCCATGTTCGATACCGTCGCTGAACGCTACGACCTCATGAACGGCATCCTCTCCCTCGGCCAGCACATCTACTGGCGCAAGCAGGCAGTCGCAGCCGTCGACGCACACCCCGGCCAGAAAGTGCTGGACGTAGCCGCAGGTACCGGCGTCTCCTCCGAACCCTTCGCCGACGCCGGCGTGGATGTCATCGCAGCAGACCTCTCCGAAGGCATGCTCGACGTGGGCCGCCGCCGTCGCCCCGACATGACCTTCGTGCAGGCAGACGTCACCGCCCTACCCTTCGACGACGAAACCTTCGACGCAGTGACCATGTCCTACGGCCTGCGCAACGTCGCCAACTACCCCAAGGCACTGAGCGAAATCTACCGCGTACTCAAGCCCGGTGGACGCATCGTCATCCTCGAATTCTCCACCCCGACCTTCGCCCCCTTCGGCGCGGTCTACAAGAACTACATCATGAAGGCGATCCCGCCGATCGCCCGCGCAATCTCCTCCAACCCCGAATCCTACGAATACCTTGCCGAGTCCATCATCGCCTGGCCCAACCAGCAGGAACTGGCGCAGAAGTTCAAGGAGGCGGGCTTCACCTCCGTACAGTACCGCAACCTTACCGGCGGTATTGTCGCAATTCACCGCGCCTTCAAGCCCGAAGCACATAGCGCCTAAACACCGCGTTCACACACCACCGAAGACACTAATACCACTGAAGACACCAACACCAAGAAGATAGAAGACACCGTGAGCAACGCAGAGCAGCCCATCGCCGCAACCGACCTGCTGGGAGACCTCGACCTGAAGCTTCCCGCAGGCTTCGAACTCATCGCCGCAGACCCCAAGCTGGGTCCGCAGATTCTCTCCTCTCTCGCGCGTATTGAGGAACGCCTGGCAGAGGCAATCGCACAGACCGACCACCTGGCGGACGTCGCGTCCCGCCACCTGCTCTCCGCGGGCGGCAAGCGCGTGCGCCCCCTGCTGGCTCTGCTCTGCGCAGCCGTAGACGGCGAAATCAACGACGAGGTCATTGAAGCCGCCGTGGTCGTTGAGCTGACCCACCTGGCAACCCTCTACCACGACGACGTCATGGACGATGCCCCCAAGCGCCGCGGCGTGGACAGCGCCCAGATGATTTGGGGCAACTCCGTCGCGATTCTCACCGGCGACCTGATCTTTTCCCGCGCATCCCTGCTGGTGTCCGAGCTGGGCACCCGCCCCATGAAGATTCAGTCCCAGACCTTCGAACGTCTGGTGCTCGGCCAGCTCTTCGAAACCACCGGCCCCCGCGAGGGCCAGGACCTGCTCGACCACTACATTGCCGTCATTGAGGGTAAGACCGGCTCCCTGATTGCCGCAGCCGGCGAGTACGGCTCCCTGCTTTCGGGCGCTTCCGAAGAGGTTATCTCCATGGTCAAGGCGTACGGCGAGCTGGTCGGCGTGGCATTCCAGCTGGCAGACGATGTCATCGATATTGTGAGCGACGGCAAGACCAGCGGTAAGACCCGCGGCACCGACCTGCGCGAGGGTGTGCCGACCCTGCCGACCATCCTGCTGGACCGTGCGGTAGCCGCCGGCGACGAATCCGCTATTGCTGTTCGCGCCCTGCTGGATGCCGACCTGAGCTCCGACGAGGCACTGGAAGCAGCCGTGGAGGCGCTCGCCGCCCACCCGGTCACCCAGGAAGCATGGCAGATTGCCTACGACTGGGCGGATCGCGCAATCGCTGCGATTGCTCCGCTGCCCGAGTCCACCGCGAAGGCTGCGCTGGAGTCCTTCGCGCACGCTGTGGTTCACCGCGAAGGCTAAAATCCGCCCTGTAGCGTGTACCCGAATCTAACGATTTTCGGGTGTCTCATACTTCAAAACCCCCGCTGAATCTGCCCGGATTCGGCGGGGATTTTCTGTGTTACGACTAGTCAGTGCCGGTTTTTGGGGTGGTTTGGGGCTGCTCTCACCCTCCGAAAGCTTCCGCATGCTGGGGTCTTCTTGACCACCATATGCCTTTAAGGTAATCCTTATAGGCATGCCTGAGGTACACATCCACCCCTCAGACCTCTAACGGCTCCCACTCCCAACCCGTGTTGGAGAGCCGTTTACT
This window harbors:
- a CDS encoding amino acid ABC transporter ATP-binding protein, coding for MTASTSSMAASSVRISNLHKSYGKVQVLKGIDMQVEPGEVVCLIGPSGSGKSTLLRCVNLLEEPNDGTIMVGDTEVTDPDVDINRVRTHMGMVFQQFNLFGHLNILDNCTIAQIKVLGRSKAEAEAVAREQLAKVGLEGKEDRFPAQLSGGQQQRVAIARALSMHPDLMLFDEPTSALDPEMVGEVLSIMRNLADEGMTMIVVTHEMAFAREVADKVVFMADGVVVEEGPADQVIGNPQHERTQAFLARVLDPTHAVVD
- a CDS encoding amino acid ABC transporter permease is translated as MSSKLSPRQKQKLFRYAQYALLAVIALAAILLADWKTLSQQVFNLDVAAQQFPDVITVALKNTLLYTTLGFIVGLSGGLLLALMRISSIAPYRWIATLYVELFRGIPALLVFFAFGYGIPLAFKIRFVDNLIPVTLSLGMVSAAYISEVLRAGLQAIPKGQMEAARSLGMSHTRAMISIIIPQAFRVVLPPLTNEVILLTKDSSLVYLLGVTVSQYELAKFGREGLTAANAGLTPLVVAGLCYLIITVPLGQLSAYFERRTQLAGRK
- a CDS encoding ABC transporter substrate-binding protein translates to MNTAILKKASLKPLALLAVLPLALTGCVSTANENSDANGEVSLVKSGTLSVCTNTPYKPFEYEENGTIVGLDADIANAIASDLGVKAQLTSISFEGLDSGTGLATGQCDIALAGIGVTDERKSKMEFTTVYFDDNLAILVPKGSSITSAADLKGVSVGAQQATSGETYAKENGAEVIQYEDTSLMFSALKTGQVKAVAANLSVVSEALTNDPDSFKIAYQDSENTEQIAAAVSSNNKALLTKANATIAKLKENGELDKMKAKWVGATSSTSASASSSAS
- a CDS encoding demethylmenaquinone methyltransferase, which encodes MNAEKNTRANRATLDKKTSDIAAMFDTVAERYDLMNGILSLGQHIYWRKQAVAAVDAHPGQKVLDVAAGTGVSSEPFADAGVDVIAADLSEGMLDVGRRRRPDMTFVQADVTALPFDDETFDAVTMSYGLRNVANYPKALSEIYRVLKPGGRIVILEFSTPTFAPFGAVYKNYIMKAIPPIARAISSNPESYEYLAESIIAWPNQQELAQKFKEAGFTSVQYRNLTGGIVAIHRAFKPEAHSA
- a CDS encoding polyprenyl synthetase family protein; its protein translation is MSNAEQPIAATDLLGDLDLKLPAGFELIAADPKLGPQILSSLARIEERLAEAIAQTDHLADVASRHLLSAGGKRVRPLLALLCAAVDGEINDEVIEAAVVVELTHLATLYHDDVMDDAPKRRGVDSAQMIWGNSVAILTGDLIFSRASLLVSELGTRPMKIQSQTFERLVLGQLFETTGPREGQDLLDHYIAVIEGKTGSLIAAAGEYGSLLSGASEEVISMVKAYGELVGVAFQLADDVIDIVSDGKTSGKTRGTDLREGVPTLPTILLDRAVAAGDESAIAVRALLDADLSSDEALEAAVEALAAHPVTQEAWQIAYDWADRAIAAIAPLPESTAKAALESFAHAVVHREG